A single region of the Aurantiacibacter sp. MUD11 genome encodes:
- a CDS encoding M3 family metallopeptidase, which yields MRKSHLLASTMIAALASACATVPETDMNATAALPGTVEYNPEIPAATSIFAEPSPLYMHAPQFDQIADSEWQGIIEEAIAIELAEVEAIAANPNPPTFANTLVAMERSGQVFDRAYGAFSQIVSANINDTIAATDEALAPQIAAKNDSIYLNADLFARVQTVYDNRAAMTMTPEDAMLLEVTYAEFVHRGALLGDEAQAELRQINERLSSLSAQISQRITQGQNGAAIVVDTREELDGLSDGQITAAAALATERGHDGKYMLGVSNTSGVAMLSQLHNRDVRERLLTASLDRNQTGEAETLSLIREVIALRNRRAQLFGEPTHANWQMYDRMVSDPQQAIGFMADMVPALRATQEREAAVLQARAEQDGHSFTLAPWDWEYYAEIVRQERYALNNEEIKQYFEVDRVLEDGVFYMAGELYGLTFEKRDDIPTYHPDVSVYTVFHDGEPIALFYFDPMSRDSKRGGAWMSNFIEQSHLLGLRPVVTNTQNIAPPAPGEPRLATWDDVETMFHEFGHALHGIFADQQYPSLSGTNTARDWVEFPSQFHENFAALPEVLQRYARHHETGEVIPDELVEAIDRASKFNQGHSFGEIIAASLLDMEWHSLDPSQPAPTDVMAFEAEALERIGLRSDLVPPRYRTPYFRHIFEHGYDAGYYAYTWTEMLHHDAYSWVEANGGMTREVGDHIVATFLGQGHSKTYEQMFRDFTGRDPRVEPLLRARGLLAEDGE from the coding sequence ATGCGTAAGTCCCACCTCCTCGCCTCCACCATGATCGCCGCGCTGGCCAGCGCCTGTGCCACCGTGCCGGAGACCGATATGAACGCCACCGCCGCACTGCCCGGCACCGTCGAATACAACCCGGAAATCCCGGCCGCGACCAGCATCTTCGCAGAGCCTTCGCCGCTCTACATGCATGCCCCGCAGTTCGACCAGATCGCGGACAGCGAGTGGCAGGGCATCATCGAGGAAGCGATCGCCATCGAGCTTGCCGAGGTCGAGGCCATCGCCGCCAACCCCAACCCGCCGACCTTCGCCAACACGCTGGTCGCCATGGAACGTTCGGGCCAGGTATTCGACCGTGCCTATGGCGCCTTCAGCCAGATCGTCTCGGCCAACATCAACGACACCATCGCCGCGACCGACGAGGCGCTGGCTCCGCAGATCGCCGCCAAGAACGACAGCATCTACCTGAATGCAGACCTCTTCGCCCGCGTGCAGACTGTCTACGACAACCGCGCCGCCATGACGATGACGCCGGAAGATGCCATGCTGCTGGAAGTGACCTACGCCGAATTCGTGCACCGCGGCGCGCTGCTGGGTGACGAGGCGCAGGCCGAACTGCGCCAGATCAACGAGCGCCTGTCCTCGCTGTCCGCGCAGATCTCGCAGCGGATCACGCAGGGCCAGAACGGCGCGGCCATCGTGGTCGACACGCGCGAGGAGCTGGACGGCCTTTCGGACGGCCAGATCACTGCCGCCGCGGCCCTCGCCACCGAGCGCGGCCATGACGGCAAGTACATGCTGGGCGTCAGCAACACCTCGGGCGTGGCCATGCTGTCGCAGCTGCACAACCGCGACGTGCGTGAGCGCCTGCTGACCGCCAGCCTCGACCGCAACCAGACCGGCGAAGCCGAAACGCTCAGCCTGATCCGCGAAGTGATCGCCCTGCGCAATCGCCGCGCCCAGCTGTTCGGCGAGCCGACCCACGCCAACTGGCAGATGTACGACCGCATGGTCTCCGACCCGCAGCAGGCCATCGGCTTCATGGCCGACATGGTCCCCGCGCTGCGCGCCACGCAGGAACGCGAGGCCGCCGTGCTGCAGGCCCGCGCCGAACAGGACGGCCACAGCTTCACCCTCGCCCCGTGGGACTGGGAATACTACGCCGAGATCGTTCGCCAGGAGCGCTACGCCCTGAACAACGAGGAGATTAAGCAGTATTTCGAAGTCGACCGCGTGCTGGAAGACGGCGTGTTCTACATGGCCGGCGAGCTCTACGGCCTGACCTTCGAGAAGCGCGACGACATCCCCACCTATCACCCGGACGTGAGCGTCTACACAGTGTTCCACGACGGTGAGCCGATCGCGCTGTTCTACTTCGATCCGATGAGCCGCGATTCCAAGCGTGGCGGTGCGTGGATGAGCAACTTCATCGAGCAGAGCCACCTGCTGGGCCTGCGCCCGGTGGTCACCAATACGCAGAATATCGCTCCGCCCGCTCCCGGCGAGCCGCGCCTGGCCACCTGGGACGATGTGGAAACGATGTTCCACGAATTCGGCCACGCGCTGCACGGCATCTTCGCCGACCAGCAGTATCCGTCGCTCTCGGGCACCAACACCGCGCGCGACTGGGTGGAATTCCCCAGCCAGTTCCACGAGAACTTCGCGGCCCTGCCGGAAGTGCTCCAGCGCTATGCCCGCCACCACGAGACCGGCGAAGTGATCCCCGACGAGCTGGTGGAAGCGATTGACCGCGCCAGCAAGTTCAACCAGGGCCACAGCTTCGGCGAGATCATCGCCGCTTCGCTGCTGGACATGGAATGGCACTCGCTGGATCCGAGCCAGCCGGCCCCGACCGACGTGATGGCCTTCGAAGCCGAGGCGCTGGAGCGGATCGGCCTGCGTTCGGACCTGGTTCCGCCGCGCTATCGCACGCCGTACTTCCGCCACATCTTCGAGCACGGTTATGACGCCGGCTACTACGCCTACACCTGGACCGAGATGCTGCACCACGATGCCTATTCGTGGGTGGAAGCCAACGGTGGCATGACGCGCGAAGTGGGCGACCACATCGTCGCCACCTTCCTCGGCCAGGGCCACTCGAAGACCTACGAACAGATGTTCCGCGACTTCACCGGCCGCGACCCGCGCGTCGAGCCGCTGCTGCGCGCGCGTGGCCTGCTCGCCGAAGACGGCGAGTAA